The following is a genomic window from Bordetella petrii.
CCGACTGGGACGCCGCTACCGAAATCATCGCGGCGGCCAATGCCTACACCATCAAGAAATTCGGGCCCGACCGCGTGATCGGCTTTTCGCCCATTCCGGCCATGTCCATGGTCAGCTACGCCGCCGGGGCGCGCTACCTGAGCCTGCTGGGGGGCGCTTGCCTGAGCTTCTACGACTGGTACTGCGACCTACCCCCGGCCAGCCCGCAGGTGTGGGGCGAACAAACCGACGTGCCCGAATCGGCCGATTGGTACAACTCCACGTACCTGATGGTGTGGGGCTCCAACGTGCCGCAGACGCGCACGCCCGACGCGCACTTCTACACCGAGGTTCGCTACAAGGGCACCAAGACGGTGGCGGTGTCGAGCGACTTCGGCGAAATGGTCAAGTTCGGCGACATCTGGCTGGCGCCCAAGCAAGGCACCGATGCCGCGCTCGCCCTGGCCATGGGCCACGTCATCCTGAAAGAATTCCATCATACCGGCGCGTCCGACTACTTCCGCGACTACGCTAAGCGCTACACCGACATGCCCATGCTGGTGCAGCTGAAAGAACGCGACGGTTGCCTGGTGCCCGACCACTTCCTGCGTGCTTCGCAACTGGCGGATGCCCTGGGCCAGCCCAACAACCCCGACTGGAAGACGCTGGTCATCGACAACCATACCGGCCACCTGGTGGCGCCCAACGGCAGCATCGGCTTTCGCTGGGGCGAGGCCGCCGTTGATGGCGGCGCCAAGGTCGGGCGCTGGAACCTCGAGTCGCGCGATGGCGGCAGCGGCCGCGAGATCGATCCGGTTCTCTCGTTGCTTGACTCCCGCGACGACGTGGTGGGCGTGGGTTTCCCCTATTTCGGCGGTGAACACGGCAGCGTACTGGTACGCAACGTGCCCGTGCGCCACATCGTGCTGGCCGACGGCAGCACGGCCTGCGTTGCCACGGTGTACGACCTGCAAATGGCCAGCTACGGTGTCGACCGTGGCCTGGGCGGCGACAACGTGGCCGCCTCGTACGACGACGACGTGCCCTACACGCCGGCCTGGCAGGAAAAGCACACCACGGTGCCGCGCCACCTGGTCATCCAGGTGGCCCGAGAGTTCGCGCAGAACGCCCATGACACCCACGGCAAGTCCATGGTGATCGTCGGCGCCGCGCTGAATCACTGGTACCACATGGACATGACCTACCGCGGCATCATCAACCTGCTGATGATGTGCGGCTGCGTGGGCAAGAGCGGCGGCGGCTGGGCCCACTACGTGGGCCAGGAGAAGCTGCGTCCGCAATTCGGCTGGGCGCCGCTGGCCTTTGCGTCCGACTGGTCGCGTCCGCCGCGCCACATGAACGGTACGTCGTTCTTCTATGCACACACCAGCCAGTGGCGCCACGAAAAGCTGCCGGTCAGCGACATTCTCGGGCCTACCGCCGACGCAGGTCGCTATGGCCAGCTCAGCATGATCGACCTGAACGCCAAGTCCGAGCGCATGGGCTGGCTGCCGTCGGCGCCGCAGCTTGAAACCAACCCGCTCGACGTCGTGGCGCAAGCCGAGGCGGCCGGCCAGGATCCGGTGGCCTACGCGACGCAACGCCTCAAGAGCGGCCAGCTCAACTTCAGTTGCGACGACCCCGACAACCCGGCCAACTTCCCGCGCAATATGTTCGTCTGGCGCTCGAACATTCTTGGGTCCAGCGGCAAGGGCCACGAGTACTTCCTGAAGTACCTGCTGGGCACGCAGAACGCGGTTTTTGGCGACGAAGCCGATGCCATCAAACCGGCTGAAGTGCGTTACCGCGAAGAAGCGGCCGAAGGCAAGCTCGATCTGCTTACGGTGCTCGACTTCCGCATGAGCACCACGTGCCTGTATGGCGACATCGTGCTGCCCACCGCGACATGGTACGAAAAAGACGACCTCAACACGTCTGACATGCACCCCTTCATCCACCCGCTGTCCGAAGCCGTGCAGCCGCTGTGGGAAAGCAAGACCGACTGGGAAATCTACAAACTGCTGGCGAAGAAATTCAGCGAGATCGGCGGCCCGTACCTGGGCAAGCGCAAAGACCTCGTCCTGACGCCGCTGCTGCACGACACCCCGGGAGAACTGGGCCAGGCCTTCGAGCCCAAAGACTGGAAGCTGGGCGAATGCGACCTGGTGCCGGGCAAGACCGCGCCGTCCATGACGGTGGTCGAGCGCGACTACAACGATATCTACCGCAAGTTCACGTCGGTGGGGCCGCTGCTCGATAAGTTGGGCAACGGCGGCAAGGGCATCAACTGGAACACCGAGCACGAAGTGCACGAGCTTGCCGAGCTGAACCGCCGCGTCGAAACCGAGGGCGTCAGCGAAGGACGGCCGCGCCTGGATACCGCCATCGACGCCGCTGAAATGATCCTGACCTTCGCGCCGGAAACCAACGGCCACGTGTCGGTCAAGGCCTGGGAAGCCCTGGGCAAGATCACCGGCCGCGACCATACCCACCTGGCTGTCGGCCGCGAGCACGACAAGATCCGCTTCCGCGACATCCAGGTGCAGCCGCGCAAGATCATCTCGGCGCCCACCTGGTCGGGCCTGGAAAGCGAAGAAGTCAGCTACAACGCCGGCTACACCAACGTGCACGAACTGATCCCGTGGCGCACCCTCACCGGCCGCCAGCAGTTCTATCAAGACCACCGCTGGATGCTTGATTTCGGCGAAGGGTTCTGCGCCTACAAGCCGCCCATCAATACGCGCACCGTGGCGCCGATGCTGGGCCAGTATCCCAACGGCGAACACGAGCTGGTGCTGAACTGGATCACGCCGCACCAGAAGTGGGGTATTCACAGTACCTACTCCGATAACCTGCGCATGCTCACGCTCAGTCGCGGCGGGCCGCACGTATGGGTTTCCGAAACCGAGGCCAAGCAGGCCGGCCTGGTCGACAACGACTGGGTCGAGGTCTTCAACGTCAACGGCACCCTGACGGCCCGGGTCGTGGTAAGCCAGCGCGTGCCGGTGGGCATGTGCCTGATGTACCACGCACAGGAAAAAATCATCAACGTGCCCGGTGCGGAAACCAGCGGCATGCGCGGCGGCATCCACAACTCGGTGACGCGCGCGGTGCTCAAGCCCACCCACATGATCGGCGGCTATGCCCAGCAGGCCTATGGTTTCAACTACTACGGCACGGTCGGCAGCAACCGCGACGAATACGTCGTGGTGCGCAAGATGAAAAAGGTCGATTGGATGGAAGGCCCGTTGGGGCAGCAGCTCGAAGAAGGAAGCGCAAAATGAAAATCCGTGCCCAAGTCGGTATGGTGCTGAACCTGGACAAGTGCATCGGCTGCCACACCTGCTCCATCACCTGCAAGAACGTCTGGACCAGCCGCGACGGCGTCGAGTACGCCTGGTTCAACAACGTGGAAACCAAGCCTGGCATCGGCTACCCAAAAGAATGGGAAAACCAGTCGCGCTGGAACGGCGGCTGGACGCGCACGCCCGCCGGCAAACTCGAACCGCGCCAGGGCGGCAAGCTGAAGATTCTGGCGAACCTGTTCGCCAACCCCAACTTGCCGGCCATCGACGACTACTACGAACCGTTTACCTACGACTACGAACACCTGCAGAACGCCCCGCTGAGCCAGACCCCGCCAACGGCCCGGCCGGTGTCGGTGCTGACCGGCCGCAAGATGGACAAGATCCACTGGGGCCCGAACTGGGAAGACGACCTGGGCGGCGAATTCAGTTCGCGTAGCCGCGACGCGCTGTTCGAGGGCGTACAGAAAGAAATGTACTCGACCTTCGAGAACACGTTCATGATGTACCTGCCCCGCTTGTGCGAGCACTGCCTGAACCCCGCCTGCGTGGCCAGCTGCCCGTCGGGTTCCATCTACAAGCGCGAAGACGACGGTATCGTGCTGGTTGACCAGGACAAGTGCCGCGGCTGGCGCATGTGCATCTCGGGCTGCCCGTACAAGAAGGTGTACTACAACTGGCAGAGCGGCAAGGCTGAGAAATGCACGTTCTGTTATCCGCGGATCGAGGCCGGCCAGCCGACGGTGTGTTCCGAAACCTGCGTGGGCCGCATCCGCTATCTGGGCGTGTTGCTGTACGACGCGGACCGCATCGAGGCGGCCGCGGCCAGCGCCAGCGAGCAAGACCTGTACCAGGCGCAGCTCGACGTGTTCCTGGACCCGCATTCGCCCGAGGTCATTGCCGAAGCGCGCCGCCAGGGCATACCGGATTCGTGGCTGCAGGCCGCGCGCCAGTCGCCGGTATACAAGATGGCATGCGAGTGGAAGGTAGCGTTCCCGCTGCACCCTGAGTACCGCACGCTGCCCATGGTCTGGTACATACCGCCGCTGTCGCCCATTCAGTCGGCAGCCGAGGCCGGCCATATGCCGCACAAGACGGTCGGCACGACCGGCGTGATTCCCGACGTGTCTACCCTGCGCATTCCCTTGCGCTACCTGGCCAACCTGCTGACCGCAGGCGACGAAGCGCCGGTACAGCGGGCGCTGGAGCGTCTGCTGGCCATGCGGGCGTACATGCGCGCCGAGTCGGTGCATGGTGAGCAGGACGAGGCCATTCTGGCCGACGTCGGCCTGGACCGCGCCACCGTGCGCGACATGTATCGCATCATGGCCATCGCCAACTACGAAGACCGTTTCGTGGTGCCCTCCAGCCACAAGGAAATGGTCGAAGACAGCTTCAACGACAAGGGCAGCTGCGGCTTCACGTTCGGCAACGGTTGCTCGGGCGGCGTGTCCGATGGCGCGCTGTTCGGCAAGAAACCGCGCGGCAGCGAGATCTTTATCGAGATGCCCAAGTCGCGCAAGAAAACCGCCCTGGCCTGAGCACGGAACCGAACCATGAGCCCATATCGCATTCTTTCCGCGCTGCTGAGTTATCCCGAGCAGGATCTCCTCGATGCCCTGCCTGAGATCGACGACGCGCTCGACGCCCACCCCGAAGCGCAAGACCAGTTGTCGCCCCTGACCGACCACCTGAAGACTCACGGCCTGATCGAGCTACAAGAGAACTACGTCGCCACGTTCGATCGCAACCCGTCGCATTCGCTGCACTTGTTCGAGCACGTGCACGGCGAAAGCCGTGACCGCGGCCAGGCCATGGTCGACCTGCTGGAGGAATACCGTCGCCACGGTTTCGAGCCTGGCGCGGCCGAGCTGCCCGACCACGTGCCGCTGTTCCTGGAACTGCTGGGCCTGATCGACCCGGCGCAGGCGCGCCAACTGCTCGATGAGGCCATTCATGTGCTGGCCGCCATCGGTGCGCGCCTGGCGCGCGCCGGCAGCCCGTACTCGACGGTCTTCGCCGTGCTGCGCGGCATGACCGACGTGGTGCCGCGCGAGCAGACCGACCCGCCGGTGCGCGACATGGACGAAGCCATGGAAGCCTACGGCGTGGGTCCCGACGGCGTCGAACCGCTGCTGCCGATGGCCGCCGCCGGCACGCACGTCGTGCATTTCCATCCCCGCGCGCGCGGCGCACAACAATAAGGCCGGGAGCCCATCCATGAATACCCTGCATCAGTTCCTGTTCGGCGTCTATCCTTACATTGCGCTCAGCATCTTCCTGCTAGGCAGCCTGGCGCGCTTCGAGCGCGAGCAGTACACCTGGAAAAGCGACAGTTCGCAGTTGCTGTACCGCGGCCAGCTGCGCCTGGGCAATATCCTGTTCCACATCGGCATTCTGGGCCTGTTCTTCGGCCACTTGGTGGGTCTGCTGACCCCGGTGGTGGTATGGGACACCCTGGGCGTGTCGCACAGCGTCAAGCAGGCCGTGGCCATGGCGGCCGGCGGCATCATGGGAATGCTGTGCCTGGTGGGCCTGCTTATCCTGGTGCATCGCCGCCTGACCCATCCCCGCATTGCCCACGTCACGCGGCCAGGCGACAAGATCCTGTTGCTATGGCTGCTGGTGACCCTGCTGCTGGGCTTGTCGACCATCGTCTTGTCGGCGGGCCACATGGATGGCCACATGATGGTGCAGTTCATGACCTGGGCCCAGCACATCATTACTTTCCAGGGCGACGCGGCCAGCCACATTGCCGAAGTGCCGGTGCTGTTCAAGGCGCACCTGTTCATGGGCCTGACGCTGTTCGTGATTTTCCCGTTTACCCGCCTGGTGCATGTCTGGAGCGGCTTTGCCTCGGTAGGCTACCTGGGCCGCGCCTGGCAGCTGGTGCGGCCGCGCTGAACCCTAATGCCGCCGGCCCGGCCGGCGGCTGCGAGAACCAACATGCCTGTCATCGTCAACGGCGTCGAACTCAACGATGCCGACCTGGAACAAGAACTGCCTAACCATGGCGACGCGGCCAACCCGCAGCGTCGCGCCATTACGGCATTGGTGTTGCGCCGCGTGATGCTGGACGAGGCCCGACGGCTGGGCCTGAACGCCGAGAATGACGATGCCGCGATCGATGCCCTGCTCGATTCGCAGGCCGCCACGCCCGAGCCCGATGATGCCGCGTGCCGCCGCCATTACGAGATGCACCCTGAACGCTTCACCGTGGGAGAGTTGGTCGAGGCCGACCATATCCTCTTCCAAGTGACGCCGCAGGTCGACCTGCAACGCTTGCGCGAGCGCGCCGAAGCGGCCCTGCAGCAGGCGCAGGCCGAGCCCGAGCGCTTCGCGGAGCTGGCGCGCGCCTTGTCGAATTGCCCGTCTGCGGCCGTGGGCGGCAGCCTAGGCCAACT
Proteins encoded in this region:
- a CDS encoding nitrate reductase subunit alpha — its product is MSHFLDRLKFMSRVKSTFSSGHGEVVNEDRTWENAYRGRWQHDKVVRSTHGVNCTGSCSWKVYVKNGLITWETQQTDYPRTRPDLPNHEPRGCPRGASYSWYVYSAQRVKYPMIRGRLMQMWREARKTLDPIAAWESISQDPVKAKHYKSVRGLGGFVRADWDAATEIIAAANAYTIKKFGPDRVIGFSPIPAMSMVSYAAGARYLSLLGGACLSFYDWYCDLPPASPQVWGEQTDVPESADWYNSTYLMVWGSNVPQTRTPDAHFYTEVRYKGTKTVAVSSDFGEMVKFGDIWLAPKQGTDAALALAMGHVILKEFHHTGASDYFRDYAKRYTDMPMLVQLKERDGCLVPDHFLRASQLADALGQPNNPDWKTLVIDNHTGHLVAPNGSIGFRWGEAAVDGGAKVGRWNLESRDGGSGREIDPVLSLLDSRDDVVGVGFPYFGGEHGSVLVRNVPVRHIVLADGSTACVATVYDLQMASYGVDRGLGGDNVAASYDDDVPYTPAWQEKHTTVPRHLVIQVAREFAQNAHDTHGKSMVIVGAALNHWYHMDMTYRGIINLLMMCGCVGKSGGGWAHYVGQEKLRPQFGWAPLAFASDWSRPPRHMNGTSFFYAHTSQWRHEKLPVSDILGPTADAGRYGQLSMIDLNAKSERMGWLPSAPQLETNPLDVVAQAEAAGQDPVAYATQRLKSGQLNFSCDDPDNPANFPRNMFVWRSNILGSSGKGHEYFLKYLLGTQNAVFGDEADAIKPAEVRYREEAAEGKLDLLTVLDFRMSTTCLYGDIVLPTATWYEKDDLNTSDMHPFIHPLSEAVQPLWESKTDWEIYKLLAKKFSEIGGPYLGKRKDLVLTPLLHDTPGELGQAFEPKDWKLGECDLVPGKTAPSMTVVERDYNDIYRKFTSVGPLLDKLGNGGKGINWNTEHEVHELAELNRRVETEGVSEGRPRLDTAIDAAEMILTFAPETNGHVSVKAWEALGKITGRDHTHLAVGREHDKIRFRDIQVQPRKIISAPTWSGLESEEVSYNAGYTNVHELIPWRTLTGRQQFYQDHRWMLDFGEGFCAYKPPINTRTVAPMLGQYPNGEHELVLNWITPHQKWGIHSTYSDNLRMLTLSRGGPHVWVSETEAKQAGLVDNDWVEVFNVNGTLTARVVVSQRVPVGMCLMYHAQEKIINVPGAETSGMRGGIHNSVTRAVLKPTHMIGGYAQQAYGFNYYGTVGSNRDEYVVVRKMKKVDWMEGPLGQQLEEGSAK
- the narH gene encoding nitrate reductase subunit beta, coding for MKIRAQVGMVLNLDKCIGCHTCSITCKNVWTSRDGVEYAWFNNVETKPGIGYPKEWENQSRWNGGWTRTPAGKLEPRQGGKLKILANLFANPNLPAIDDYYEPFTYDYEHLQNAPLSQTPPTARPVSVLTGRKMDKIHWGPNWEDDLGGEFSSRSRDALFEGVQKEMYSTFENTFMMYLPRLCEHCLNPACVASCPSGSIYKREDDGIVLVDQDKCRGWRMCISGCPYKKVYYNWQSGKAEKCTFCYPRIEAGQPTVCSETCVGRIRYLGVLLYDADRIEAAAASASEQDLYQAQLDVFLDPHSPEVIAEARRQGIPDSWLQAARQSPVYKMACEWKVAFPLHPEYRTLPMVWYIPPLSPIQSAAEAGHMPHKTVGTTGVIPDVSTLRIPLRYLANLLTAGDEAPVQRALERLLAMRAYMRAESVHGEQDEAILADVGLDRATVRDMYRIMAIANYEDRFVVPSSHKEMVEDSFNDKGSCGFTFGNGCSGGVSDGALFGKKPRGSEIFIEMPKSRKKTALA
- the narJ gene encoding nitrate reductase molybdenum cofactor assembly chaperone translates to MSPYRILSALLSYPEQDLLDALPEIDDALDAHPEAQDQLSPLTDHLKTHGLIELQENYVATFDRNPSHSLHLFEHVHGESRDRGQAMVDLLEEYRRHGFEPGAAELPDHVPLFLELLGLIDPAQARQLLDEAIHVLAAIGARLARAGSPYSTVFAVLRGMTDVVPREQTDPPVRDMDEAMEAYGVGPDGVEPLLPMAAAGTHVVHFHPRARGAQQ
- the narI gene encoding respiratory nitrate reductase subunit gamma gives rise to the protein MNTLHQFLFGVYPYIALSIFLLGSLARFEREQYTWKSDSSQLLYRGQLRLGNILFHIGILGLFFGHLVGLLTPVVVWDTLGVSHSVKQAVAMAAGGIMGMLCLVGLLILVHRRLTHPRIAHVTRPGDKILLLWLLVTLLLGLSTIVLSAGHMDGHMMVQFMTWAQHIITFQGDAASHIAEVPVLFKAHLFMGLTLFVIFPFTRLVHVWSGFASVGYLGRAWQLVRPR
- a CDS encoding peptidylprolyl isomerase codes for the protein MPVIVNGVELNDADLEQELPNHGDAANPQRRAITALVLRRVMLDEARRLGLNAENDDAAIDALLDSQAATPEPDDAACRRHYEMHPERFTVGELVEADHILFQVTPQVDLQRLRERAEAALQQAQAEPERFAELARALSNCPSAAVGGSLGQLGRGDTVPEFERAVFGQPAGTVLPRLVETRHGLHIVRIVRHVAGRLLPYEQVAPRIAQALAAASRDTAWRQYTRMLVGRARIEGIELEGADGLLVQ